In one window of Temnothorax longispinosus isolate EJ_2023e chromosome 9, Tlon_JGU_v1, whole genome shotgun sequence DNA:
- the Glu gene encoding structural maintenance of chromosomes protein 4 isoform X1 yields MASDSQAKRSTPGEVDMEADARDTGYDTDEEGGLRVDDEIYIPPPLKNFNEVDETGSRLMITKIVNENFKSYAGKHVIGPFQKVTISAPVPQTFLSWFLFFQSFSAIVGPNGSGKSNVIDSMLFVFGYRASKIRSKKISVLIHNSSEHPKLNSCTVSIHFQRIIDKPGEDYDVVPNSEFVISRTAFKDSSSYYELNKKKVQFKEIAKLLRFHGVDLDHNRFLILQGEVEQIALMKPKGQQENDTGMLEFLEDIIGTSRYKEPLEKLANKVEVLTERKLEKLHRLRVVQKEKEALEEPMQEAVQYLKTENAIIRLQHQLYHCKRSEATKELTECEEKNNALNKEQATLMVEINNVRKQKEEKIKIIKEKSKKWDALQRQKDETTARFDEVRKKDELLHAELVETNKRRKANMASTKTEKSRLEELLKVPEKNTKDIEECERLIATYTTNKEKEETSLATLMANLREKTEPLLNERSKLEKELISLRKNVDQAKAAYNIAQSELELYISVEKVEKEKLENLRESLERTASTLKERQKQLALFETKIPATERSLKQAQSELDEAKALEVEKATQLQKLRITFEEQRSAMQASKSRNRVLDSLMREKREGRIPGIFGRLGDLGAIDAKYDVAVSTACGPLDDIVVDTVSTAQACITYLRQHNIGRATFIVLEKQQRFQDKIGQKIQTPENVHRLFDLIKVEDERVLLAFYYGLQNTLVAQNLDQATRIAYGRTRYRVVTLKGELIELAGTMSGGGRSYRGRMGQTVVRNEPSNADIENLQSQLDTVFEECNKLRMKQQPLEQQIHVLSTGLRDMKVDRQKFGIEVQTLSEQEPSLRAQLKAQEKTAANSVSDPKKVAQLQKAVDAAKLHLDKVEKSSALVEKEVEYINKKIDEISGSRVRDQQAKIAQLNKSIDKAKAEIYRLQVAIKTAERNVKKTEKHIETLESDVHTCEQRLRDIQKEKSELEEHAKAILDELKEINEALVERDEATASLKDELNELQASENKLKAVKIDLDQKLHESRKLLKELEQIIPDYNRKIAHLKLREIPHEALEPLNDLTEEQIDQLDAKMVTQNLQKAKKRLPEQIPNMQIIADYQEKDALYMNRAADLEETTSERNKMRDIYETARRRRIQEFLHGFSLITTKLKEMYQMITLGGDAELELVDSLDPLSEGIVFSVRPPKKSWKSIDKLSGGEKTLSSLALVFALHHYKPTPLYFMDEIDAALDFKNVSIVGNYIKERTKNAQFIVISLRSNMFELADSLVGIYKTFNCSKTVTLQLARYYENNGIAPPTQLTSKTYASQASQKSRLPLTQRTQASSRKENTAPAKNNKEKGSSLNGEETSPAKNNNAKGASLSGKETTPAKKNHSKETPLDEDTNAKNNATTTPNGKRLKVDRLGLPELAVCPTPQQSPTRRSARIVRKSTEREENGITKEPVRKKQKSK; encoded by the exons ATGGCGAGCGACTCCCAGGCGAAAAGGAGCACCCCCGGCGAGGTCGACATGGAAGCCGACGCACGGGACACGGGGTATGACACGGACGAGGAGGGCGGTCTGAGGGTGGACGACGAGATATACATCCCGCCACCTCTGAAGAATTTTAACGAGGTCGACGAGACCGGATCCAGGCTCATGATCACTAAGATTGTCAACGAAAACTTCAAGAGCTATGCCGGCAAACACGTGATCGGCCCTTTTCAAAAGGTAACCATCTCGGCGCCTGTGCCTCAAACGTTCTTGAGCtggtttcttttctttcagagCTTCTCGGCGATAGTGGGCCCCAATGGCAGCGGCAAGAGTAATGTGATAGACTCCATGCTGTTTGTTTTTGGCTACCGTGCCAGCAAGATCAGGTCAAAGAAGATATCTGTTCTGATACACAATTCTAGTGAGCATCCTAAGTTGAATAGCTGCACTGTCTCCATACACTTCCAAAGAATTATTGATAAG ccTGGTGAAGACTATGATGTCGTTCCCAACAGCGAGTTTGTCATATCTAGGACAGCGTTTAAGGACAGTTCATCGTATTATGAGCTTAATAAGAAGAAAGTACAATTTAAAGAGATTGCCAAGCTCTTGAGGTTTCATGGAGTCGATTTGGATCACAACCGTTTTTTGATATTGCAG GGTGAAGTAGAGCAAATTGCATTGATGAAACCTAAGGGCCAACAAGAAAACGATACTGGAATGTTAGAATTTCTAGAGGATATTATTGGCACATCTCGCTATAAAGAACCTTTAGAGAAATTAGCGAATAAGGTTGAAGTATTAACAGAACGTAAGCTAGAGAAGCTACATCGTCTCAGAGTGGTgcaaaaggaaaaagaggCCCTAGAGGAGCCTATGCAAGAGGCAGTGCAGTACttgaagacagagaatgcaATAATCAGATTGCAGCATCAGCTTTATCATTGTAAAAG ATCTGAGGCAACAAAGGAACTTACCGAGTGCGAAGAGAAAAACAATGCTCTTAACAAGGAACAAGCCACTTTGATGGTCGAGATTAATAATGTTCGCAaacaaaaggaagaaaaaatcaagattatCAAAGAGAAGAGTAAGAAGTGGGACGCTTTGCAACGGCAGAAAGATGAAACTACGGCGAGGTTTGACGAAGTGCGTAAAAAGGATGAATTACTGCACGCCGAATTGGTTGAAACAAACAAGCGACGAAAAGCCAACATGGCGTCCACCAAGACG GAGAAAAGCAGGCTGGAGGAACTACTGAAGGTACCAgagaaaaatacgaaagaCATCGAAGAATGCGAGCGTCTAATCGCGACGTATACGACTAacaaagaaaaggaagagacCTCGTTGGCAACCTTGATGGCAAATCTGCGGGAAAAGACAGAACCATTGCTGAATGAACGATCCAAATTGGAGAAAGAGCTGATATCTCTTAGGAAAAACGTGGATCAGGCGAAAGCGGCATACAATATTGCACAGTCTGAGCTGGAACTTTATATATCGGTGGAGAAAGTTGAGAAGgagaaattagaaaatctCCGGGAGTCTTTAGAAAGAACTGCGAGTACTCTCAAAGAGCGACAAAAGCAGCTAGCATTGTTCGAGACGAAGATCCCGGCAACCGAACGCAGTTTGAAGCAAGCGCAGAGTGAACTGGATGAGGCAAAAGCACTCGAGGTTGAAAAGGCCACGCAGCTGCAGAAATTGCGAATTACTTTTGAAGAGCAGCGTTCTGCCATGCAGGCCAGCAAGTCGCGGAATCGCGTTCTGGATTCATTAATGAGAGAAAAGCGTGAGGGACGGATACCTGGGATATTTGGGAGATTG gGTGACTTGGGCGCCATTGATGCCAAATACGATGTCGCTGTGTCGACGGCATGCGGTCCACTGGACGACATCGTTGTGGACACAGTATCCACGGCACAGGCGTGCATCACTTATCTGCGGCAACATAACATAGGACGCGCCACATTTATAGTTCTGGAGAAACAGCAGCGATTTCAGGACAAAATCGGTCAGAAGATCCAAACACCAGAGAATGTACATCGACTGTTCGATTTGATTAAAGTGGAGGATGAGCGGGTGCTGTTGGCATTCTATTATGGTCTGCAAAACACTTTGGTAGCGCAGAATTTGGATCAGGCAACACGTATCGCCTACGGCAGAACGCGTTATCGCGTGGTGACGTTGAAGGGCGAATTGATTGAGCTGGCGGGCACGATGAGCGGTGGTGGGCGCTCATATCGAGGTCGGATGGGCCAGACGGTGGTGAGGAACGAGCCGTCAAACGCTGATATCGAAAATCTGCAGTCGCAGTTGGATACTGTGTTTGAAGAGTGCAATAAGCTGAGAATGAAGCAGCAGCCGCTTGAACAACAAATCCATGTGCTGTCGACCGGCTTGAGGGATATGAAGGTCGACAGGCAGAAATTCGGTATCGAGGTACAGACGCTGAGCGAGCAGGAGCCATCGTTGCGAGCACAGCTGAAGGCGCAGGAAAAGACTGCCGCTAATTCGGTGTCGGACCCGAAGAAGGTTGCGCAATTGCAGAAAGCAGTAGACGCGGCAAAATTGCATCTGGACAAAGTCGAGAAGAGCTCCGCTTTGGTGGAAAAGGAAGTAGAATATATCAATAAGAAGATAGATGAGATCTCCGGCAGTCGGGTGCGAGATCAGCAGGCGAAAATTGCGCAGCTGAACAAATCGATAGACAAAGCAAAGGCAGAGATATACCGGCTGCAGGTAGCTATTAAGACTGCTGAGAGAAACGTGAAAAAGACAGAGAAGCACATAGAAACGCTAGAGAGCGATGTGCATACCTGCGAGCAGAGACTGAGGGACATTCAGAAGGAAAAGTCTGAGCTCGAAGAACATGCTAAAGCAATTCTGGATGAATTGAAGGAAATTAACGAAGCGCTAGTAGAGCGGGACGAGGCTACAGCATCTTTAAAAGATGAACTGAACGAACTGCAGGCAAGCGAGAACAAGCTGAAAGCGGTGAAGATCGACCTAGATCAGAAATTGCACGAGAGTAGGAAGCTTTTAAAGGAGCTCGAGCAAATAATTCCCGACTACAACCGGAAAATTGCGCATTTAAAATTACGTGAGATTCCTCACGAGGCTCTGGAGCCACTTAATGATCTGACGGAGGAGCAGATCGATCAGTTGGACGCGAAGATGGTGACGCAGAATTTGCAGAAGGCTAAGAAGAGGTTACCTGAGCAAATACCCAACATGCAAATCATTGCGGACTATCAGGAGAAAGATGCGCTGTACATGAACCGTGCCGCTGATCTGGAGGAGACCACGTCAGAACGTAATAAGATGCGCGACATTTATGAGACCGCTCGGCGACGTAGGATCCAGGAATTCCTGCACGGTTTCAGCTTAATCACTACCAAACTGAAGGAGATGTACCAGATGATCACGCTGGGCGGCGATGCGGAGCTGGAGCTAGTGGACTCGTTGGATCCGTTAAGCGAGGGTATCGTATTCAGCGTGCGTCCGCCTAAGAAGTCGTGGAAGAGCATCGACAAACTCAGCGGCGGTGAGAAGACCCTGAGCTCGTTGGCGCTGGTCTTCGCCCTCCACCATTACAAACCCACGCCGCTGTATTTCATGGATGAGATTGATGCAGCGCTCGACTTTAAAAACGTCTCCATCGTCGGTAACTATATCAAAGAGCGCACGAAGAACGCGCAGTTTATCGTCATTTCATTGCGCTCGAACATGTTCGAGCTGGCCGACTCTCTGGTGGGCATCTACAAAACGTTTAACTGTTCCAAAACTGTGACTCTACAACTGGCCCGTTATTATGAAAACAATGGTATCGCGCCTCCCACGCAGCTCACCTCCAAGACCTACGCGTCCCAGGCCTCGCAGAAATCGCGATTGCCCTTGACGCAACGCACTCAGGCGAGCTCGCGCAAGGAAAACACCGCGCCCGCGAAGAATAATAAGGAGAAAGGGTCATCTTTGAACGGCGAAGAGACGTCGCCCGCGAAGAACAATAATGCGAAAGGGGCGTCATTGAGTGGGAAAGAGACGACACCCGCGAAGAAAAATCACTCAAAGGAAACTCCATTAGATGAGGACACAAACGCAAAAAATAATGCAACGACGACACCGAACGGGAAGCGGTTAAAAGTCGATCGACTAGG TCTTCCAGAATTAGCAGTATGCCCGACGCCGCAGCAATCGCCAACTCGACGTTCCGCTAGGATCGTGAGAAAAAGCAcggaaagagaagagaatgGGATTACCAAGGAACCTGTTAGGAAAAAACAAAAGTCGAAGTGA
- the Glu gene encoding uncharacterized protein Glu isoform X3: MKPKGQQENDTGMLEFLEDIIGTSRYKEPLEKLANKVEVLTERKLEKLHRLRVVQKEKEALEEPMQEAVQYLKTENAIIRLQHQLYHCKRSEATKELTECEEKNNALNKEQATLMVEINNVRKQKEEKIKIIKEKSKKWDALQRQKDETTARFDEVRKKDELLHAELVETNKRRKANMASTKTEKSRLEELLKVPEKNTKDIEECERLIATYTTNKEKEETSLATLMANLREKTEPLLNERSKLEKELISLRKNVDQAKAAYNIAQSELELYISVEKVEKEKLENLRESLERTASTLKERQKQLALFETKIPATERSLKQAQSELDEAKALEVEKATQLQKLRITFEEQRSAMQASKSRNRVLDSLMREKREGRIPGIFGRLGDLGAIDAKYDVAVSTACGPLDDIVVDTVSTAQACITYLRQHNIGRATFIVLEKQQRFQDKIGQKIQTPENVHRLFDLIKVEDERVLLAFYYGLQNTLVAQNLDQATRIAYGRTRYRVVTLKGELIELAGTMSGGGRSYRGRMGQTVVRNEPSNADIENLQSQLDTVFEECNKLRMKQQPLEQQIHVLSTGLRDMKVDRQKFGIEVQTLSEQEPSLRAQLKAQEKTAANSVSDPKKVAQLQKAVDAAKLHLDKVEKSSALVEKEVEYINKKIDEISGSRVRDQQAKIAQLNKSIDKAKAEIYRLQVAIKTAERNVKKTEKHIETLESDVHTCEQRLRDIQKEKSELEEHAKAILDELKEINEALVERDEATASLKDELNELQASENKLKAVKIDLDQKLHESRKLLKELEQIIPDYNRKIAHLKLREIPHEALEPLNDLTEEQIDQLDAKMVTQNLQKAKKRLPEQIPNMQIIADYQEKDALYMNRAADLEETTSERNKMRDIYETARRRRIQEFLHGFSLITTKLKEMYQMITLGGDAELELVDSLDPLSEGIVFSVRPPKKSWKSIDKLSGGEKTLSSLALVFALHHYKPTPLYFMDEIDAALDFKNVSIVGNYIKERTKNAQFIVISLRSNMFELADSLVGIYKTFNCSKTVTLQLARYYENNGIAPPTQLTSKTYASQASQKSRLPLTQRTQASSRKENTAPAKNNKEKGSSLNGEETSPAKNNNAKGASLSGKETTPAKKNHSKETPLDEDTNAKNNATTTPNGKRLKVDRLGLPELAVCPTPQQSPTRRSARIVRKSTEREENGITKEPVRKKQKSK, from the exons ATGAAACCTAAGGGCCAACAAGAAAACGATACTGGAATGTTAGAATTTCTAGAGGATATTATTGGCACATCTCGCTATAAAGAACCTTTAGAGAAATTAGCGAATAAGGTTGAAGTATTAACAGAACGTAAGCTAGAGAAGCTACATCGTCTCAGAGTGGTgcaaaaggaaaaagaggCCCTAGAGGAGCCTATGCAAGAGGCAGTGCAGTACttgaagacagagaatgcaATAATCAGATTGCAGCATCAGCTTTATCATTGTAAAAG ATCTGAGGCAACAAAGGAACTTACCGAGTGCGAAGAGAAAAACAATGCTCTTAACAAGGAACAAGCCACTTTGATGGTCGAGATTAATAATGTTCGCAaacaaaaggaagaaaaaatcaagattatCAAAGAGAAGAGTAAGAAGTGGGACGCTTTGCAACGGCAGAAAGATGAAACTACGGCGAGGTTTGACGAAGTGCGTAAAAAGGATGAATTACTGCACGCCGAATTGGTTGAAACAAACAAGCGACGAAAAGCCAACATGGCGTCCACCAAGACG GAGAAAAGCAGGCTGGAGGAACTACTGAAGGTACCAgagaaaaatacgaaagaCATCGAAGAATGCGAGCGTCTAATCGCGACGTATACGACTAacaaagaaaaggaagagacCTCGTTGGCAACCTTGATGGCAAATCTGCGGGAAAAGACAGAACCATTGCTGAATGAACGATCCAAATTGGAGAAAGAGCTGATATCTCTTAGGAAAAACGTGGATCAGGCGAAAGCGGCATACAATATTGCACAGTCTGAGCTGGAACTTTATATATCGGTGGAGAAAGTTGAGAAGgagaaattagaaaatctCCGGGAGTCTTTAGAAAGAACTGCGAGTACTCTCAAAGAGCGACAAAAGCAGCTAGCATTGTTCGAGACGAAGATCCCGGCAACCGAACGCAGTTTGAAGCAAGCGCAGAGTGAACTGGATGAGGCAAAAGCACTCGAGGTTGAAAAGGCCACGCAGCTGCAGAAATTGCGAATTACTTTTGAAGAGCAGCGTTCTGCCATGCAGGCCAGCAAGTCGCGGAATCGCGTTCTGGATTCATTAATGAGAGAAAAGCGTGAGGGACGGATACCTGGGATATTTGGGAGATTG gGTGACTTGGGCGCCATTGATGCCAAATACGATGTCGCTGTGTCGACGGCATGCGGTCCACTGGACGACATCGTTGTGGACACAGTATCCACGGCACAGGCGTGCATCACTTATCTGCGGCAACATAACATAGGACGCGCCACATTTATAGTTCTGGAGAAACAGCAGCGATTTCAGGACAAAATCGGTCAGAAGATCCAAACACCAGAGAATGTACATCGACTGTTCGATTTGATTAAAGTGGAGGATGAGCGGGTGCTGTTGGCATTCTATTATGGTCTGCAAAACACTTTGGTAGCGCAGAATTTGGATCAGGCAACACGTATCGCCTACGGCAGAACGCGTTATCGCGTGGTGACGTTGAAGGGCGAATTGATTGAGCTGGCGGGCACGATGAGCGGTGGTGGGCGCTCATATCGAGGTCGGATGGGCCAGACGGTGGTGAGGAACGAGCCGTCAAACGCTGATATCGAAAATCTGCAGTCGCAGTTGGATACTGTGTTTGAAGAGTGCAATAAGCTGAGAATGAAGCAGCAGCCGCTTGAACAACAAATCCATGTGCTGTCGACCGGCTTGAGGGATATGAAGGTCGACAGGCAGAAATTCGGTATCGAGGTACAGACGCTGAGCGAGCAGGAGCCATCGTTGCGAGCACAGCTGAAGGCGCAGGAAAAGACTGCCGCTAATTCGGTGTCGGACCCGAAGAAGGTTGCGCAATTGCAGAAAGCAGTAGACGCGGCAAAATTGCATCTGGACAAAGTCGAGAAGAGCTCCGCTTTGGTGGAAAAGGAAGTAGAATATATCAATAAGAAGATAGATGAGATCTCCGGCAGTCGGGTGCGAGATCAGCAGGCGAAAATTGCGCAGCTGAACAAATCGATAGACAAAGCAAAGGCAGAGATATACCGGCTGCAGGTAGCTATTAAGACTGCTGAGAGAAACGTGAAAAAGACAGAGAAGCACATAGAAACGCTAGAGAGCGATGTGCATACCTGCGAGCAGAGACTGAGGGACATTCAGAAGGAAAAGTCTGAGCTCGAAGAACATGCTAAAGCAATTCTGGATGAATTGAAGGAAATTAACGAAGCGCTAGTAGAGCGGGACGAGGCTACAGCATCTTTAAAAGATGAACTGAACGAACTGCAGGCAAGCGAGAACAAGCTGAAAGCGGTGAAGATCGACCTAGATCAGAAATTGCACGAGAGTAGGAAGCTTTTAAAGGAGCTCGAGCAAATAATTCCCGACTACAACCGGAAAATTGCGCATTTAAAATTACGTGAGATTCCTCACGAGGCTCTGGAGCCACTTAATGATCTGACGGAGGAGCAGATCGATCAGTTGGACGCGAAGATGGTGACGCAGAATTTGCAGAAGGCTAAGAAGAGGTTACCTGAGCAAATACCCAACATGCAAATCATTGCGGACTATCAGGAGAAAGATGCGCTGTACATGAACCGTGCCGCTGATCTGGAGGAGACCACGTCAGAACGTAATAAGATGCGCGACATTTATGAGACCGCTCGGCGACGTAGGATCCAGGAATTCCTGCACGGTTTCAGCTTAATCACTACCAAACTGAAGGAGATGTACCAGATGATCACGCTGGGCGGCGATGCGGAGCTGGAGCTAGTGGACTCGTTGGATCCGTTAAGCGAGGGTATCGTATTCAGCGTGCGTCCGCCTAAGAAGTCGTGGAAGAGCATCGACAAACTCAGCGGCGGTGAGAAGACCCTGAGCTCGTTGGCGCTGGTCTTCGCCCTCCACCATTACAAACCCACGCCGCTGTATTTCATGGATGAGATTGATGCAGCGCTCGACTTTAAAAACGTCTCCATCGTCGGTAACTATATCAAAGAGCGCACGAAGAACGCGCAGTTTATCGTCATTTCATTGCGCTCGAACATGTTCGAGCTGGCCGACTCTCTGGTGGGCATCTACAAAACGTTTAACTGTTCCAAAACTGTGACTCTACAACTGGCCCGTTATTATGAAAACAATGGTATCGCGCCTCCCACGCAGCTCACCTCCAAGACCTACGCGTCCCAGGCCTCGCAGAAATCGCGATTGCCCTTGACGCAACGCACTCAGGCGAGCTCGCGCAAGGAAAACACCGCGCCCGCGAAGAATAATAAGGAGAAAGGGTCATCTTTGAACGGCGAAGAGACGTCGCCCGCGAAGAACAATAATGCGAAAGGGGCGTCATTGAGTGGGAAAGAGACGACACCCGCGAAGAAAAATCACTCAAAGGAAACTCCATTAGATGAGGACACAAACGCAAAAAATAATGCAACGACGACACCGAACGGGAAGCGGTTAAAAGTCGATCGACTAGG TCTTCCAGAATTAGCAGTATGCCCGACGCCGCAGCAATCGCCAACTCGACGTTCCGCTAGGATCGTGAGAAAAAGCAcggaaagagaagagaatgGGATTACCAAGGAACCTGTTAGGAAAAAACAAAAGTCGAAGTGA